From a region of the Aeoliella mucimassa genome:
- the dnaE gene encoding DNA polymerase III subunit alpha, which translates to MDAPPFVHLHCHSHYSLLDGASPIKKLVARAKELGMNGLALTDHGNLYGALEFYRACKDEGINPIVGYEAYIAPASRFDKGGASSSKEASYHLTLLAQNQTGFKNLVKMSSRAFLEGFYHKPRIDKELLEAHSDGIICLSGCVSGELSRTLLSGHTADEALAHGSKIVEWFERVFGPRYFLEIQDNGVDIQRAAMELTVELANKVGVPLVATSDAHYVNREDAEAQDVLLCINTGKYRTDTGRMKMEGDEFFLRSPEEMFAALPDHADALKRSQSIADSVDIDLELGKRYFPTFTTPGNTEPDISASEEYLRELVIKGLKERYSDVLHRWQNNDPATGELSDEVMARVDRELGVINKLGFPDYFLIVWDFVRFAVDNNIPCTARGSGVGSLVCFSLKLSHVCPLEYDLLFERFLDESRLEAPDIDIDFCKQRRVEVIQYVKDKYGEANVAQIGTFGTLAARAAIKDVGRTMSMPIFRVDQITAMIPDQLGISLDKALEQSEDLKAAYESDPEIRELLDLARKIEGLARNVGTHAAAVVIAKKPVDEYVPLQHVKGKTEVITQWSMNDVEAAGLLKMDFLGLRNLTILARSIDLIEESTGERIDPYKFPLDDRESYALLCRGETKGIFQLESGGIRDLLQRMKPDNFRDIIATAALYRPGPLEGGMVDQYIEVKHGRRPAEYPHPVMEEVLDETHGVMVYQEQVMRILNRLGGIGLSESYKCIKAISKKKLPIIAKFREEFLNGAQEKGLDKKKAEELFGMIEKFAGYGFNKSHSTAYALIAYMTAYLKAHYSVEFMAALLSGDIPGRNFKSKDSLVEHLEDCKRMEIEVVPPDVNSSFVDFAVREGRILFGLSAIKGCGGGAADAIVEAREKDGPFRSLFDFCERIDPSSCNRSTIETLVKAGAFDSLGAHRSQLMAIVDRALQAGASAMKDRRSGQKGLFDSLEEDVQKADAADLPDIPEMEEKDRLLMEKEVLGFYLSSHPLAEFESLLRTYCTHNSKQVTELEHRSEVVMGGMLAAIKFSHTKNPKPGKPSKYAMWDLEDLDGIVRCILWPEQFADFGHLVEPDAKVAVRAAIDRRPGAEEVNLIVNEVMTIESLAERYTSGLSVRVDEARHGMDMLGPLHEIVRGYPGHKTLKLHLCLEDGAVAHIESGKKVDLDPELRRRLDELLGGGCVIPIGSPPKPTSGGQNGNGRGRGNYGR; encoded by the coding sequence ATGGACGCCCCTCCGTTTGTGCACCTGCACTGCCATAGTCACTACAGCCTGCTAGACGGGGCGAGCCCGATTAAAAAGCTCGTTGCGCGGGCCAAAGAGCTCGGCATGAACGGCCTAGCACTTACCGACCACGGCAACCTGTACGGGGCGCTCGAATTTTACCGGGCGTGCAAAGACGAAGGCATCAACCCGATTGTCGGCTACGAGGCGTACATCGCCCCGGCCAGCCGATTCGACAAAGGGGGAGCCTCCAGCAGCAAAGAGGCCAGCTACCACCTGACGTTGCTCGCCCAGAACCAGACCGGCTTCAAGAACTTGGTGAAAATGTCGAGCCGGGCGTTTCTCGAAGGCTTTTACCACAAGCCCCGTATCGACAAGGAATTGCTCGAAGCCCACAGCGACGGCATCATTTGCCTGAGCGGGTGCGTATCGGGCGAGTTGAGTCGCACCTTGCTCTCGGGCCATACCGCCGACGAGGCCCTCGCCCACGGCAGCAAAATCGTCGAGTGGTTCGAGCGGGTATTCGGCCCGCGGTACTTCCTGGAGATCCAAGACAACGGAGTCGACATCCAGCGAGCGGCGATGGAGCTGACCGTCGAACTGGCCAACAAGGTGGGTGTTCCGCTCGTCGCGACCAGCGACGCTCACTACGTCAACCGCGAGGATGCCGAAGCCCAGGACGTGCTGCTCTGCATCAACACCGGTAAGTACCGCACCGACACCGGCCGGATGAAGATGGAAGGCGACGAGTTCTTCCTCCGCAGCCCCGAGGAGATGTTCGCTGCGCTACCGGATCACGCCGACGCGCTCAAGCGAAGCCAAAGCATCGCCGACTCGGTCGATATCGATCTGGAACTCGGCAAACGGTACTTCCCCACGTTCACCACGCCGGGCAACACCGAGCCCGACATCAGCGCGAGCGAAGAGTACCTACGCGAGCTGGTGATTAAGGGACTTAAAGAACGCTACTCCGACGTGCTACACCGCTGGCAGAACAACGATCCAGCGACCGGCGAACTGTCGGACGAGGTCATGGCCCGCGTCGACCGCGAGCTGGGAGTCATCAACAAGCTCGGCTTCCCCGACTACTTCTTGATCGTGTGGGACTTCGTGCGTTTTGCGGTCGACAACAACATCCCATGCACGGCTCGTGGTTCCGGCGTGGGCTCGCTGGTTTGTTTCTCGCTGAAACTCAGCCACGTCTGCCCGCTGGAATACGACCTGCTGTTCGAGCGGTTCCTCGACGAGAGCCGGCTGGAAGCCCCTGATATCGATATCGACTTCTGCAAGCAGCGCCGGGTGGAAGTCATCCAGTACGTGAAAGACAAGTACGGCGAGGCCAACGTTGCCCAGATCGGCACGTTCGGAACTCTGGCCGCGCGGGCGGCGATCAAGGACGTCGGCCGGACGATGTCGATGCCGATCTTCCGGGTCGATCAGATCACGGCCATGATCCCCGACCAACTCGGCATCAGCCTCGACAAGGCCCTCGAGCAGTCCGAAGACCTGAAAGCGGCTTACGAAAGCGACCCGGAGATTCGCGAGCTGCTCGATCTGGCTCGCAAGATCGAAGGCCTCGCCCGCAACGTTGGTACCCATGCGGCCGCGGTGGTGATCGCCAAGAAGCCGGTCGACGAATACGTGCCGCTGCAGCACGTGAAAGGCAAGACCGAAGTCATCACCCAGTGGTCGATGAACGACGTGGAAGCCGCTGGGTTGCTAAAGATGGACTTCCTCGGTCTTCGCAACCTGACGATCCTCGCCCGCAGTATCGACCTGATCGAGGAGTCAACCGGCGAACGCATCGATCCCTATAAGTTCCCGCTCGACGACAGGGAGTCGTACGCCTTGCTCTGCCGCGGCGAGACCAAGGGTATCTTCCAGCTCGAATCGGGCGGTATTCGTGACCTTCTGCAGCGGATGAAGCCCGACAATTTCCGCGACATCATCGCTACCGCGGCCCTCTACCGACCTGGCCCGCTCGAAGGCGGCATGGTCGACCAGTACATCGAAGTGAAGCACGGCCGCCGCCCCGCCGAGTACCCGCACCCTGTGATGGAAGAGGTGCTGGATGAAACGCATGGCGTAATGGTGTATCAAGAACAGGTGATGCGGATTCTCAATCGCCTGGGTGGAATCGGCCTGTCCGAATCGTACAAATGTATTAAAGCGATCAGCAAGAAGAAGCTGCCGATCATTGCGAAGTTCCGCGAGGAGTTCCTGAACGGGGCCCAAGAGAAAGGGCTCGACAAGAAAAAGGCCGAAGAACTGTTCGGCATGATCGAGAAGTTCGCCGGCTACGGCTTCAATAAGTCGCACTCCACCGCCTACGCGCTCATCGCGTACATGACCGCCTACCTTAAGGCGCACTACTCGGTGGAGTTTATGGCCGCCTTGCTATCGGGCGACATCCCCGGCCGTAACTTCAAGAGCAAAGACTCGTTGGTCGAGCATCTCGAAGACTGCAAACGGATGGAAATCGAGGTGGTTCCGCCCGACGTGAACAGCTCGTTTGTCGACTTTGCGGTCCGCGAAGGCCGAATTCTGTTCGGCTTGTCCGCGATCAAAGGTTGCGGCGGCGGAGCGGCCGACGCCATCGTCGAGGCCCGAGAAAAGGATGGCCCGTTCCGCAGTTTGTTCGACTTCTGCGAGCGGATCGACCCCAGTTCGTGCAACCGTTCGACGATCGAAACGTTGGTGAAAGCAGGTGCTTTCGATTCGCTCGGCGCGCATCGCTCGCAATTGATGGCCATTGTCGATCGGGCGCTGCAAGCGGGTGCTTCGGCGATGAAGGATCGCCGCAGTGGCCAGAAGGGCCTGTTCGATTCGCTTGAGGAGGATGTGCAAAAAGCCGACGCGGCCGACCTGCCCGACATCCCCGAGATGGAGGAGAAGGATCGGCTGTTGATGGAGAAGGAAGTACTCGGCTTCTATCTCTCGAGTCATCCGCTGGCCGAATTCGAATCGCTGCTACGAACCTACTGCACGCACAACAGTAAGCAAGTCACCGAACTCGAGCATCGCAGCGAAGTCGTGATGGGCGGTATGCTCGCGGCCATCAAGTTCTCGCATACCAAGAATCCTAAGCCCGGCAAACCGTCGAAATACGCCATGTGGGACTTGGAAGATCTCGATGGCATCGTTCGCTGCATTCTGTGGCCCGAGCAGTTTGCCGATTTTGGCCACCTAGTGGAGCCAGATGCCAAGGTCGCCGTGCGGGCAGCGATCGACCGCCGACCGGGGGCGGAAGAAGTGAACCTGATCGTGAACGAAGTGATGACCATCGAGTCGCTTGCCGAGCGATATACCAGCGGCTTGTCGGTTCGGGTGGATGAAGCACGCCATGGCATGGACATGCTTGGCCCACTGCACGAGATTGTTCGCGGCTACCCGGGGCACAAGACCTTGAAGCTTCACCTGTGCCTGGAAGATGGGGCGGTCGCGCACATCGAAAGCGGCAAGAAGGTGGACCTCGACCCCGAGCTTCGCCGCCGACTCGACGAACTGCTCGGCGGCGGCTGCGTCATCCCGATCGGCAGCCCGCCGAAGCCAACCTCTGGCGGCCAAAACGGCAACGGCCGGGGGCGCGGTAATTACGGCCGTTAG
- a CDS encoding UDP-glucuronic acid decarboxylase family protein: protein MSLIKRILVTGGAGFLGSHLCERLVADGHDVICLDNFFTSQKSNVAHLLDKHNFELIRHDVTHPLFLEVDEIYNFACPAAPGHYQYNPIKTMKTSVMGAINVLGMAKRCRAKVLQASTSEVYGDPEVHPQPESYRGSVNTVGLRSCYDEGKRAAETLFMDYHRMNRVNIRLVRIFNTYGPRMHPYDGRVVSNFIRQAINGEDITIFGDGSQSRSFCYRDDLVEGIIRMMNGPDDFVGPVNIGNPGEFTIRELAEQVIELTGSKSKMIQMPLPADDPTQRQPDITLAKKHLDWEPKIALREGLQKTIEWFQSIHLDDYRAPTPNFV from the coding sequence ATGTCATTAATTAAGCGAATTCTGGTAACTGGCGGGGCTGGCTTCTTGGGCTCGCACCTGTGCGAGCGGCTCGTCGCTGACGGGCACGACGTCATCTGCCTCGACAATTTTTTTACCAGCCAGAAGAGCAACGTCGCCCACCTGCTCGACAAACATAACTTCGAGCTGATTCGCCACGACGTGACTCACCCGCTGTTTCTTGAAGTCGACGAGATCTACAACTTCGCCTGCCCAGCGGCTCCCGGGCATTATCAGTACAATCCCATCAAAACGATGAAAACTTCGGTCATGGGGGCCATCAACGTGCTCGGCATGGCCAAACGCTGCCGGGCGAAGGTGCTGCAAGCTTCCACCAGCGAAGTGTATGGCGACCCCGAAGTCCATCCTCAGCCGGAAAGCTATCGCGGATCGGTGAACACCGTCGGCCTGCGGTCGTGTTACGACGAAGGTAAGCGGGCGGCCGAGACCTTGTTCATGGACTATCACCGCATGAACCGGGTAAACATCCGCCTGGTACGCATATTCAACACCTATGGTCCGAGGATGCACCCCTACGATGGCCGCGTGGTATCGAACTTCATTCGCCAGGCGATCAACGGCGAGGACATCACCATATTTGGCGACGGTTCGCAGTCTCGCTCGTTCTGCTACCGCGACGACCTGGTCGAGGGCATCATCCGCATGATGAACGGACCGGACGATTTTGTTGGACCTGTAAACATTGGCAATCCCGGCGAGTTTACCATTCGCGAACTGGCGGAGCAGGTAATCGAGCTGACCGGCTCGAAGTCGAAGATGATTCAAATGCCGCTGCCGGCCGACGATCCCACGCAGCGCCAGCCCGACATCACGCTGGCCAAGAAACACCTCGACTGGGAGCCAAAAATCGCCCTTCGCGAAGGCCTGCAGAAAACCATCGAGTGGTTCCAGTCGATCCATCTCGACGATTACCGCGCGCCGACGCCGAACTTTGTGTAA
- a CDS encoding 5-(carboxyamino)imidazole ribonucleotide synthase, translating into MPALPENSILGVFGGGQLGRMFAEAAHELNYRVHVYCPEADCPAAQVAELHTGADYHDFQAIAEYAQSISAATLEFENVPVASAEAAAHYIPVRPGGEALYTVQDRSREKGFLLAAGIATTPYHNVRSEEELHRAVAELGTPAVLKTTKFGYDGKGQTIVQSPEQAVEAWGYLGRHKCVLEKFIDFEREISVLVARDTEGRIETFGPIENAHANHILDVSVYPASSPAVAAEAAIAAAKSVALELDLVGLACVEFFETAAGEVMVNEIAPRPHNSGHLTIEACDVSQFRQQTLAVAGHPVAKMNAPRPAATANLLGDLWTNGEPRWEAIAEFPGVELHLYGKKSARPGRKMGHLTAVADSPAEAERLVREARIAVTR; encoded by the coding sequence ATGCCAGCTCTCCCTGAAAACTCGATCTTAGGTGTATTCGGCGGGGGACAACTGGGGCGGATGTTTGCCGAGGCCGCGCACGAGCTGAACTATCGCGTGCATGTTTACTGCCCCGAGGCCGACTGCCCCGCAGCCCAGGTTGCCGAGCTGCACACGGGAGCCGATTACCACGACTTCCAGGCCATCGCCGAGTACGCCCAGTCGATTTCGGCGGCCACGCTGGAGTTCGAGAATGTACCAGTGGCTTCGGCCGAAGCGGCCGCGCATTACATCCCCGTCCGCCCCGGCGGCGAGGCGTTGTACACGGTGCAGGATCGCAGCCGCGAGAAGGGCTTTTTGCTGGCCGCCGGTATCGCCACGACTCCCTACCACAACGTGCGTAGTGAGGAAGAGCTGCACCGCGCAGTCGCAGAACTCGGCACGCCTGCGGTGCTGAAAACCACGAAGTTCGGCTATGACGGCAAAGGGCAGACCATCGTCCAGTCTCCCGAGCAGGCCGTCGAGGCATGGGGTTACCTGGGGCGTCACAAATGCGTGCTGGAGAAGTTCATCGACTTCGAGCGGGAAATCTCGGTACTGGTCGCCCGCGACACCGAGGGACGGATCGAAACATTTGGGCCGATCGAGAACGCTCACGCCAACCACATTCTCGACGTCAGCGTCTACCCAGCGAGCAGCCCTGCGGTTGCCGCCGAGGCAGCGATCGCGGCCGCCAAGAGTGTTGCGTTGGAACTCGACCTGGTGGGTCTAGCATGTGTCGAGTTCTTCGAAACCGCAGCGGGCGAGGTGATGGTAAACGAAATCGCCCCCCGCCCCCACAACTCGGGGCACCTGACTATCGAGGCGTGCGACGTCAGCCAATTCCGCCAGCAGACACTGGCCGTGGCCGGGCACCCGGTTGCCAAGATGAACGCCCCGCGCCCGGCAGCCACGGCCAACCTGCTGGGCGATCTGTGGACCAATGGCGAACCTCGCTGGGAAGCGATTGCCGAGTTCCCGGGAGTCGAACTGCATCTGTACGGCAAAAAGTCGGCCCGCCCGGGTCGCAAAATGGGTCATCTCACCGCGGTGGCCGACTCGCCTGCCGAAGCGGAGCGACTGGTCCGCGAGGCTCGTATTGCGGTAACTCGCTAA
- a CDS encoding glutathione peroxidase, translated as MRMPVVMILGVVLMIGSSMVSQAAESAPDKASETAKAEKEWPTALDFKMKTLEGEEVHLAEKYEGKVVLFVNVASRCGYTPQYEGLQALHEKYGEQGLAIVGVPCNQFGGQEPGTSEQIAQFCEANYGVEFDMLGKVNVKRSEDDQCPLYKYLTDEEKLPGIGSDIKWNFEKFVIGRDGKPIAHYRSKTAPESEELTKTIEEALAAKTEE; from the coding sequence ATGCGTATGCCAGTTGTGATGATCCTAGGAGTCGTTTTGATGATTGGTTCGTCGATGGTAAGCCAGGCTGCTGAGTCTGCCCCCGACAAAGCGTCGGAAACGGCCAAGGCTGAGAAAGAATGGCCCACCGCGCTCGACTTCAAGATGAAGACGCTCGAAGGCGAAGAGGTGCATTTGGCCGAGAAGTACGAAGGCAAGGTGGTGCTGTTCGTGAATGTCGCCAGCCGCTGCGGCTACACTCCTCAGTACGAAGGCCTGCAAGCGTTGCACGAAAAGTATGGCGAGCAAGGCCTGGCGATCGTCGGGGTGCCTTGCAATCAGTTTGGTGGGCAAGAGCCAGGAACCTCCGAACAAATCGCCCAATTCTGCGAAGCAAACTACGGGGTCGAGTTCGACATGCTGGGCAAGGTCAACGTGAAGCGGAGCGAAGACGACCAATGCCCCCTCTATAAGTACCTGACCGACGAAGAGAAATTGCCAGGCATCGGCAGCGATATCAAATGGAACTTCGAGAAGTTCGTGATCGGTCGCGATGGAAAGCCGATCGCCCATTATCGCTCGAAGACCGCGCCCGAATCGGAAGAGTTGACCAAGACCATTGAAGAGGCCTTAGCGGCGAAAACTGAGGAGTAA
- a CDS encoding redoxin family protein — MKKYALLVVAVCFATTPAWAQQDTAAGGVPKVLLSDQHQEMVKIGVGDKFPEVTLPPAAAGGESAPMVKQFGQQVTVVGVFSRDGAMAKTMLRDLQFDINKQYNALNPGAGMANVLPVAIATGLTQDQATQTASAASFEGTLLLDGDGTATAALGTGRMPRIYVLDSKGSVVWFDIEYSSSTRREMQQAVAALIKQSEASN, encoded by the coding sequence GTGAAGAAATACGCCTTACTTGTTGTTGCTGTTTGTTTTGCCACTACGCCCGCCTGGGCTCAGCAAGATACCGCTGCTGGCGGTGTGCCGAAGGTTCTGCTCTCGGACCAACACCAGGAAATGGTGAAGATCGGCGTCGGCGATAAGTTCCCAGAGGTCACGCTGCCGCCGGCTGCCGCTGGTGGTGAGTCGGCACCCATGGTCAAGCAGTTCGGTCAGCAGGTGACCGTGGTCGGGGTGTTCAGCCGCGACGGCGCGATGGCCAAAACCATGCTCCGCGACCTGCAGTTCGATATCAACAAGCAATATAACGCCCTGAATCCGGGCGCTGGCATGGCCAACGTGCTCCCTGTAGCGATTGCCACTGGGCTGACGCAGGATCAGGCAACCCAAACCGCTTCGGCCGCTAGCTTCGAAGGCACTTTGCTGCTCGATGGCGATGGCACCGCCACCGCGGCGCTCGGCACTGGGCGGATGCCGCGGATCTACGTGCTCGACTCCAAGGGCAGCGTAGTTTGGTTCGATATCGAATACTCCAGCTCAACTCGTCGCGAGATGCAGCAAGCCGTAGCCGCGTTGATTAAGCAGTCCGAAGCTAGCAACTAG
- the rpsP gene encoding 30S ribosomal protein S16, protein MKQMGRTHRPFYRICAMDKRAPRDGKVLEELGIYDPMVRDTDARVQLDCERVDYWLSVGAQPSEKVAVLLKKYGTNGSHVDANKAAIEKLAQPLVVPERGAPVVKQKTQEEIEAEEAAAAAEAAKAEEGPGEESAEAPAEEKPEEQAAE, encoded by the coding sequence ATGAAACAGATGGGCCGAACCCATCGCCCGTTTTATCGCATTTGCGCCATGGACAAGCGTGCCCCTCGAGACGGTAAAGTCTTGGAGGAACTGGGCATCTATGACCCCATGGTTCGCGACACCGACGCCCGCGTGCAACTCGACTGTGAACGGGTTGATTACTGGCTGAGCGTCGGCGCACAGCCGTCGGAAAAAGTAGCCGTGCTGCTCAAAAAGTACGGTACCAACGGTTCGCACGTCGATGCCAACAAGGCAGCCATCGAGAAGCTGGCTCAGCCTTTGGTAGTTCCAGAGCGCGGTGCCCCCGTGGTGAAGCAAAAGACACAAGAAGAGATTGAGGCCGAGGAGGCAGCAGCCGCCGCCGAAGCCGCCAAGGCAGAAGAAGGCCCCGGCGAAGAATCGGCCGAAGCCCCTGCTGAGGAAAAGCCCGAGGAGCAGGCAGCCGAGTAG
- the trmD gene encoding tRNA (guanosine(37)-N1)-methyltransferase TrmD: MRFDLLTLFPEMFPGYLGQSLLNLAIERQLVEVAVHNIRDWARGKHKNVDDRPYGGGPGMVLSPEPVVECVEAVQQMDSRPSRVVVLTPGGRRFDQRIAEEYSEEQRLLLLCGRYEGFDQRVFDILQPDELSIGDFILNGGEVAAMVVIDALVRLVPGVLGDEQSNKQDSFSSENRLLEFAQYTRPREYRGHQVPEVLLSGNHPEIAEWRTQNSLERTRQRRRDLLDGNEQSPQPADNS; encoded by the coding sequence ATGCGGTTTGACTTGCTGACGCTGTTTCCCGAGATGTTTCCGGGTTACCTTGGCCAAAGCCTGTTGAACCTGGCGATCGAACGGCAGCTAGTCGAAGTCGCGGTGCACAACATTCGCGACTGGGCACGAGGAAAACACAAGAACGTCGACGATCGACCCTACGGCGGTGGCCCCGGCATGGTGCTCTCGCCGGAACCAGTAGTCGAATGCGTCGAGGCGGTCCAGCAGATGGATTCCCGGCCAAGCCGAGTGGTGGTACTCACCCCCGGCGGGCGAAGATTCGATCAGCGGATTGCTGAAGAGTACAGCGAAGAGCAGCGTTTGCTGCTTTTATGCGGGCGGTACGAAGGGTTCGACCAACGCGTGTTTGACATCCTTCAGCCGGACGAACTTTCGATCGGCGATTTCATCCTCAACGGAGGCGAAGTCGCTGCGATGGTGGTGATCGATGCCTTGGTGCGACTCGTACCAGGCGTGCTAGGCGACGAGCAAAGCAACAAGCAAGACTCGTTTAGCAGCGAAAACCGCCTACTGGAGTTCGCCCAGTACACCCGCCCGCGAGAGTATCGCGGCCATCAGGTGCCCGAGGTGTTGCTTTCCGGCAATCACCCGGAGATCGCCGAGTGGCGCACACAAAACAGCCTGGAGCGAACTCGCCAAAGACGGCGCGATCTGCTCGACGGTAACGAACAATCCCCACAACCTGCCGACAACTCCTAA
- the rplS gene encoding 50S ribosomal protein L19: protein MSQQILDLVEQSSLKTEVPEFEIGDTVDVHTKILEGDKERIQVFTGVVIARSGSGTREMFTVRRIVNNEGVERKFPVHSPRIDKVEVKRSGVVRRAKLYFLRDRVGKAVRLKERRRDIKK from the coding sequence ATGAGCCAGCAAATTCTTGATCTTGTAGAACAATCGAGCCTCAAGACCGAAGTCCCCGAGTTCGAAATCGGCGACACCGTGGACGTGCACACCAAGATTCTCGAAGGCGACAAGGAACGCATCCAGGTTTTCACCGGTGTGGTCATCGCCCGTAGCGGTTCTGGCACCCGCGAGATGTTCACTGTCCGCCGGATCGTGAACAACGAAGGCGTGGAGCGTAAGTTCCCCGTGCACTCGCCTCGCATCGACAAGGTGGAAGTCAAGCGTTCCGGCGTGGTTCGCCGTGCGAAGCTGTACTTCCTCCGCGATCGCGTTGGTAAGGCGGTCCGCCTCAAGGAACGTCGCCGCGACATCAAGAAATAA
- a CDS encoding Gfo/Idh/MocA family protein, translating into MSTGSTTRRHFLQASSAVGASLLLTGTRASGRVIGANDRVRMAIIGVNSRGKAHIDGFGRMKDVDLAYIVDADENVLAKTMSSVDKATGGNHNCKTETDIRKVLEDPSIDAISIATPNHWHSLMTIWGAQHGKHVYVEKPMSHDIAEGRVAVAAQEKYGVVIQHGTQRRSDAGIAGLHEALQDGRLPKVKIAYGYACKPRRGIGFKQPSTPPSNLHWDLWKGPAVIDEYHANLVPYNWHWFWPTGNGELNNQGTHQLDVARWALDPELTHPVRAMAIGGRFAWDDQGETPNTMYGIAEYPNGQYLMFNVRNWEHKNYKMEVTNEYYLEDGSLIVGEGRYKIRRPGSSEFEPLDLPRGKVTPGGNWRAFISAVKAGDPSMANGNVHDAHNACVVGHVINNSYRLGEEVPFDEKAVKFGDNADAAEHFLRLHEMLKKDGGLTHDANYTVGPWLQFDPETERFVGDHADEANVLVKDRNNTGFEVPSVENV; encoded by the coding sequence ATGTCCACAGGCAGTACTACTCGTCGCCATTTTCTTCAAGCATCTTCCGCGGTAGGTGCTTCGCTGCTGCTCACTGGCACACGTGCCTCGGGTAGGGTGATCGGCGCGAACGATCGCGTTCGCATGGCAATCATCGGCGTGAACAGCCGTGGCAAGGCCCACATCGATGGCTTCGGCCGGATGAAAGATGTCGATCTCGCGTACATTGTCGATGCCGACGAGAACGTGCTCGCCAAGACCATGAGCAGCGTCGACAAAGCAACCGGCGGCAACCACAACTGCAAGACCGAAACCGATATTCGCAAAGTGCTTGAAGATCCGTCGATCGACGCAATCAGCATCGCGACTCCGAATCACTGGCACTCGCTCATGACCATCTGGGGTGCCCAGCATGGCAAGCATGTGTATGTCGAAAAGCCGATGAGCCACGACATCGCCGAAGGCCGCGTCGCCGTGGCTGCTCAAGAGAAGTACGGCGTCGTCATCCAACATGGCACGCAGCGCCGCAGCGATGCAGGCATTGCCGGTCTGCACGAAGCCCTTCAAGACGGGCGTCTGCCGAAGGTGAAGATCGCCTACGGCTACGCCTGCAAGCCGCGCCGTGGGATTGGCTTCAAGCAACCATCGACTCCTCCCAGCAACCTGCATTGGGATCTCTGGAAAGGTCCCGCAGTGATCGACGAGTACCACGCGAACCTGGTGCCTTACAACTGGCACTGGTTCTGGCCTACCGGCAACGGCGAACTGAACAACCAAGGGACTCACCAGCTCGACGTCGCCCGCTGGGCGCTCGATCCCGAGCTGACTCATCCCGTGCGGGCGATGGCCATCGGTGGCCGCTTTGCCTGGGACGATCAAGGCGAAACGCCAAACACGATGTACGGTATCGCCGAATACCCGAATGGTCAGTACTTGATGTTCAATGTTCGCAACTGGGAACACAAGAACTACAAGATGGAAGTCACCAACGAGTACTACCTGGAAGATGGTAGCTTGATCGTTGGCGAAGGCCGCTACAAGATCCGTCGTCCTGGCAGCAGCGAATTCGAACCGCTCGACCTGCCACGCGGCAAGGTGACCCCTGGTGGCAACTGGCGGGCGTTCATCTCCGCGGTCAAGGCGGGCGATCCTTCTATGGCCAATGGCAACGTGCACGATGCTCACAACGCTTGCGTGGTGGGTCACGTGATCAACAACAGCTACCGCCTTGGCGAAGAAGTTCCGTTCGACGAGAAAGCGGTGAAGTTTGGCGACAACGCCGACGCGGCCGAGCACTTCCTCCGCCTGCACGAGATGCTCAAGAAGGATGGCGGACTGACCCACGACGCCAACTACACGGTTGGCCCTTGGCTGCAGTTCGATCCCGAAACCGAGCGTTTCGTCGGCGATCATGCCGACGAGGCCAACGTGCTGGTGAAAGATCGCAACAACACCGGCTTCGAAGTCCCCAGCGTCGAAAACGTGTAA
- a CDS encoding YraN family protein has product MTLPRSLSRWTEWLRPTPQPLGIRGERYAARWLRRQGYKIVAGGRRSRFGEIDLIAVQGETLVFVEVKTRRQGTLADALSAVDQQKQQRIARTATAFLKQHHLLEYPARFDVIALVWPEATRYPQLQHVQSAFSPADRGQFFS; this is encoded by the coding sequence ATGACGCTCCCCCGCTCCCTTTCACGTTGGACCGAGTGGCTGCGTCCCACCCCGCAGCCGCTCGGCATACGTGGAGAGCGTTATGCGGCCCGCTGGTTGCGTCGGCAAGGCTACAAGATTGTCGCCGGCGGCCGTCGCTCGCGGTTTGGCGAAATCGACCTGATTGCGGTGCAGGGCGAAACTCTCGTATTTGTCGAGGTAAAAACCCGTCGCCAGGGCACGCTGGCCGACGCCCTCTCGGCGGTCGATCAGCAAAAGCAGCAACGCATCGCCCGCACGGCGACTGCGTTTCTTAAGCAGCATCATCTGCTGGAGTATCCCGCCCGCTTCGATGTGATCGCTTTGGTCTGGCCCGAAGCAACTCGGTATCCCCAGCTCCAGCATGTGCAATCGGCCTTCTCTCCAGCCGATCGTGGACAGTTCTTCAGCTAG